A single genomic interval of Streptomyces showdoensis harbors:
- a CDS encoding cold-shock protein, whose amino-acid sequence MANGTVKWFNAEKGFGFIEQDGGGPDVFAHYSNIAAQGFRELLEGQKVTFDIAQGQKGPTAENIVPA is encoded by the coding sequence ATGGCTAATGGCACCGTGAAGTGGTTCAACGCGGAAAAGGGATTCGGCTTCATCGAGCAGGACGGTGGCGGCCCCGACGTGTTCGCCCACTACTCGAACATCGCCGCCCAGGGCTTCCGCGAGCTGCTTGAAGGCCAGAAGGTCACCTTCGACATCGCGCAGGGCCAGAAGGGCCCGACGGCCGAGAACATCGTTCCCGCCTGA
- a CDS encoding DUF5994 family protein yields MTSTTAPTRRARLALTPNTSMAGLLDGAWWPYSRDLATELLPLVEALRDRFGRVTRITANPAPWPVALRKVPVGGYAVHVGWFTGQDPDTMILLSYGHDRCDLLVIPPETGPASATRLMAAASAPGNVHTTGTLMSEENATGRLLREAGAGEDAWETDGGAFPQPRPRPHPVVGVRMIYPPQGMPR; encoded by the coding sequence ATGACCAGCACCACCGCTCCCACCCGCCGGGCCCGCCTGGCCCTGACCCCGAACACCTCCATGGCCGGCCTGCTGGACGGCGCCTGGTGGCCGTACTCACGCGACCTCGCCACCGAGCTGCTCCCCCTGGTGGAGGCGCTGCGGGACCGCTTCGGACGCGTCACGCGCATCACTGCGAACCCGGCTCCCTGGCCTGTCGCCCTGCGCAAGGTCCCCGTCGGCGGCTACGCCGTGCACGTCGGCTGGTTCACCGGCCAGGACCCCGACACGATGATCCTGCTGTCGTACGGCCACGACCGCTGCGACCTGCTCGTGATCCCCCCGGAAACCGGGCCCGCCTCCGCCACGCGCCTGATGGCCGCCGCGTCCGCCCCGGGCAACGTCCACACCACCGGCACCCTGATGTCCGAGGAGAACGCGACCGGTCGGCTCCTTCGGGAGGCAGGGGCCGGTGAGGACGCCTGGGAGACGGACGGCGGCGCCTTCCCGCAGCCCCGTCCCCGCCCCCACCCCGTCGTCGGGGTACGCATGATCTACCCGCCCCAGGGCATGCCGAGATGA